In a single window of the Terriglobus roseus genome:
- the rpsT gene encoding 30S ribosomal protein S20, protein MANHVSSLKRSKQTLAKTAVNRSNKSKLRGTLRLMREALVKGDVKAAAEQYRTTASILDKSVQKGVLHDNTASRYKSRLNARVKALATKAA, encoded by the coding sequence ATGGCAAATCATGTTTCGTCGCTGAAGCGTTCCAAGCAGACCCTTGCGAAGACGGCCGTAAATCGCTCCAACAAGAGCAAGCTGCGTGGCACCCTGCGCCTGATGCGCGAAGCCCTCGTCAAGGGCGACGTGAAGGCTGCTGCAGAGCAGTACCGCACAACCGCTTCCATCTTGGACAAGAGCGTTCAGAAGGGCGTGCTGCACGACAACACTGCATCGCGTTACAAGAGCCGTCTGAATGCACGCGTCAAGGCGCTGGCAACCAAGGCTGCCTAA
- the phoU gene encoding phosphate signaling complex protein PhoU, with protein MTRINFQHKLDELRERLLVMAGLVEQAIDRAIEAYDNRDAGLCDLVLMAEPAIDRTEREIDQLALDILAMEQPTAVDLRFILAVIRINADLERVGDQAVNITGRVKELLTIPEAELPIDIPKIAEIASTMVRMAIKAFIDHDEAASNEVLLMDDEVDKLNHDAFHTLGELIKVKPDVTQQALNALVISRNLERVGDHATNIAEDVIFWVSGADVRHHASSMTSLPEQISEA; from the coding sequence ATGACACGGATCAATTTCCAACACAAGCTGGATGAGCTGCGTGAGCGGCTCCTGGTGATGGCCGGACTGGTGGAGCAGGCGATTGACCGGGCGATCGAAGCCTACGACAATCGCGACGCTGGCCTGTGCGACCTGGTCCTGATGGCAGAGCCTGCCATTGACCGCACCGAGCGAGAGATCGATCAGCTTGCATTGGATATCCTGGCGATGGAGCAGCCGACCGCGGTCGACCTGCGCTTTATCCTCGCCGTCATTCGAATCAACGCGGACTTGGAACGTGTGGGCGACCAGGCGGTTAACATCACCGGCCGGGTCAAGGAACTGCTTACCATTCCCGAAGCTGAACTGCCCATCGACATTCCAAAGATCGCGGAGATCGCGTCTACGATGGTTCGCATGGCGATCAAGGCATTCATCGACCACGACGAGGCGGCGTCGAACGAAGTGCTGCTGATGGATGATGAAGTTGACAAGCTGAACCACGATGCCTTCCACACGCTGGGCGAACTGATCAAGGTGAAGCCCGACGTCACGCAGCAGGCTCTGAATGCACTCGTCATCTCACGCAACCTGGAGCGCGTGGGCGACCACGCGACAAATATTGCGGAAGACGTGATCTTCTGGGTTAGCGGAGCGGATGTGCGCCACCATGCGAGCTCAATGACATCGCTCCCGGAACAGATTTCAGAGGCATAG
- the pstB gene encoding phosphate ABC transporter ATP-binding protein PstB, with product MGLAIGVENLNAWYGPTHTLKDVNLQIPANHATALIGPSGCGKSTFVRCLNRMHETNPSARVEGTVMMGDTDIYKDASPVEIRRRVGMVFQRPNPFPTMSIYDNVVSGLKLNGFRKKAVMDEVVERSLKQAALWDEVKDDLRKKSGASLSGGQQQRLCIARALAVDPEVLLMDEPASALDPVSTSKIEDLIFQLKNQYTIVIVTHNMQQAARVAENTGFFLMGKLVEFDKTHKIFTNPSDKRTEDYITGRFG from the coding sequence GTGGGACTCGCAATTGGCGTTGAAAACCTCAACGCGTGGTACGGACCGACACATACATTGAAGGACGTGAACCTTCAGATTCCCGCCAATCACGCGACCGCGTTGATCGGCCCGTCGGGCTGCGGCAAATCGACTTTTGTTCGCTGCCTGAATCGCATGCATGAGACGAACCCCTCGGCTCGCGTTGAGGGCACCGTCATGATGGGCGACACGGATATCTATAAGGATGCTTCGCCGGTTGAGATTCGCCGTCGCGTCGGTATGGTCTTCCAGCGGCCAAACCCGTTTCCGACCATGTCGATTTACGACAATGTCGTTAGCGGCCTGAAGTTGAACGGCTTCCGCAAGAAGGCGGTCATGGATGAAGTCGTTGAGCGGAGCCTGAAGCAGGCGGCCCTGTGGGATGAGGTCAAGGACGATCTGCGGAAGAAGTCCGGAGCCAGCCTCTCCGGCGGTCAACAGCAGCGTCTATGCATTGCGCGCGCGCTCGCCGTTGATCCCGAAGTGCTGCTGATGGATGAGCCTGCGAGTGCGCTCGATCCCGTCTCCACTTCAAAGATTGAGGACTTGATCTTTCAGTTGAAGAACCAGTACACGATTGTCATCGTGACACACAATATGCAGCAGGCTGCGCGTGTTGCAGAGAACACTGGCTTCTTCCTGATGGGTAAGCTCGTTGAATTCGACAAAACTCACAAGATTTTCACGAACCCATCTGACAAGCGGACCGAGGATTACATCACGGGAAGGTTTGGATGA
- the pstA gene encoding phosphate ABC transporter permease PstA yields MADLQMPPEVSAEIRRASRANQATRTGTDHLMTALAVGGTIVVLVPLVAILVYLVYKGASSLNWAFFTQTPKPVGEKGGGMANSILGSAVVLSLASLLGIPVGIAGGVYLAEYGAGKWLGNVIRFVADVLNGVPSIVMGIAGYALVVVHQHHFSALAGGVTLAIMMVPTVTRTTEEMLLTVPNAIREAAYGLGVPRWRTVMSISLRTAAPGIITGCMLAFARVAGETAPLLFTAFGSQFWSKSLNQPIAALPLQIFNYALSPYDEWHRLAWAGALVLITMIMVSVGLVRYVTSRGQLKGGS; encoded by the coding sequence ATGGCTGACCTGCAGATGCCCCCGGAAGTTAGCGCCGAGATTCGCCGCGCCAGTCGTGCCAACCAGGCGACGCGCACAGGAACGGACCACCTGATGACGGCGCTTGCAGTTGGCGGCACGATCGTCGTGCTTGTGCCTCTGGTTGCCATCCTGGTGTACCTGGTTTACAAGGGTGCCAGTTCGCTGAACTGGGCATTCTTTACCCAGACGCCGAAGCCCGTGGGAGAGAAGGGCGGTGGCATGGCCAATTCCATCCTCGGGTCCGCCGTTGTGCTTTCGCTTGCGAGTCTGCTGGGCATCCCGGTGGGTATCGCCGGCGGCGTCTACCTGGCCGAGTATGGTGCGGGCAAGTGGCTGGGCAACGTCATCCGTTTCGTTGCCGATGTTCTGAATGGCGTGCCGTCCATTGTGATGGGCATCGCCGGTTATGCACTTGTGGTCGTTCACCAGCATCACTTCTCCGCGCTTGCGGGCGGCGTTACGCTGGCCATCATGATGGTGCCAACCGTCACGCGCACCACGGAAGAGATGCTGCTGACGGTGCCGAACGCCATCCGCGAAGCAGCGTACGGGCTCGGTGTACCGCGCTGGCGCACCGTGATGTCTATTAGCCTGCGGACTGCAGCGCCCGGCATTATCACCGGCTGCATGCTCGCCTTTGCCCGGGTTGCGGGTGAGACGGCGCCGCTGCTGTTCACGGCTTTCGGCAGCCAATTCTGGTCGAAGAGTCTGAATCAGCCAATCGCTGCTCTGCCGCTGCAGATTTTCAATTACGCGCTTTCGCCGTACGACGAATGGCACCGCCTGGCGTGGGCTGGAGCGCTTGTCCTGATCACCATGATCATGGTTTCTGTCGGCCTGGTTCGCTACGTGACGTCACGTGGCCAACTCAAGGGAGGAAGTTAG
- the pstC gene encoding phosphate ABC transporter permease subunit PstC codes for MADQTTTELSPAMPPPMVTLPVRAPHAPAAEITPVPSSIRTFLASRGNNRASDGFFGGLMLACALSIIAIVLLIVWVLVMNSRLSLHAFGLGFFVHTAWNPVVGDFGALPFIFGTLVTSFLALCIAVPLALCVAIFIMEICPKPLRGTVAFLTELLAAIPSVVYGLWAIFVLVPIVRDQLGPFLSKYFGWTGLFSGSNFGEGILTGSIILSIMILPVISSITREVMSAVPISQKEGVLALGATRWEMVRIAVLRNARIGIVGGIILGLGRALGETMAVTMVIGNNPQISKSLFAPGYTLASVIANEFTEATGDLYLSALIEIGLALFLVTIVVNTIARLLVWAVTRNNAAKAH; via the coding sequence ATGGCTGACCAGACCACGACTGAACTTTCGCCCGCCATGCCACCGCCGATGGTGACCTTGCCCGTCCGCGCACCGCATGCGCCTGCCGCAGAGATCACGCCGGTACCCTCCAGCATCCGCACCTTCCTAGCCAGCCGCGGCAACAACCGTGCCTCTGATGGTTTCTTCGGTGGCCTGATGCTCGCCTGCGCCCTGAGCATCATCGCAATTGTGCTGCTGATCGTTTGGGTGCTGGTCATGAATTCCCGGCTTTCGCTGCACGCGTTCGGCCTCGGCTTCTTTGTGCATACCGCGTGGAATCCGGTGGTGGGTGACTTTGGCGCTTTGCCGTTTATCTTCGGAACGCTCGTCACATCGTTCCTGGCACTGTGCATCGCTGTGCCGCTGGCGCTCTGCGTCGCAATCTTCATCATGGAGATCTGCCCCAAGCCGTTGCGTGGGACTGTCGCTTTCCTGACGGAGTTGCTGGCTGCAATCCCGTCCGTTGTTTATGGTCTCTGGGCGATCTTTGTTCTTGTGCCTATCGTGCGCGATCAGCTGGGACCGTTCCTCAGCAAGTACTTCGGTTGGACCGGCCTGTTCTCCGGATCAAACTTTGGTGAAGGCATTCTGACCGGCAGCATCATCCTGTCGATCATGATTCTTCCGGTCATTTCGTCGATCACGCGCGAGGTGATGAGCGCTGTGCCCATCAGTCAGAAAGAGGGTGTTCTTGCCCTCGGCGCGACACGTTGGGAGATGGTCCGTATCGCCGTTCTCCGGAATGCACGCATCGGTATCGTCGGAGGCATCATCCTCGGTCTTGGCCGTGCTCTGGGCGAGACGATGGCCGTGACCATGGTCATCGGCAACAACCCGCAGATCTCGAAGAGCCTGTTCGCGCCGGGTTACACACTTGCCAGCGTTATTGCGAATGAGTTCACCGAGGCCACCGGCGATCTGTATCTGTCGGCACTGATTGAAATTGGCCTCGCGCTCTTTCTGGTGACCATTGTGGTCAACACCATTGCACGCTTGCTGGTATGGGCCGTCACACGCAACAATGCGGCGAAGGCGCACTAA
- the pstS gene encoding phosphate ABC transporter substrate-binding protein PstS: protein MKIKVLSAIVGAALLTGFAGAQQLNGAGATFPNPIYSKWFSEYSASHPGVTINYQSVGSGAGIRQAGDGIVDFGATDGPMTDEQMNSAKVKLFHIPTVMGAVVPTYNLPGIGELKFSGDIIADIYLGKITNWKDGRIAAINPGVNLPDHQILPVYRSDGSGTTYIWTDFLSKSSTDFQSRIGKATSVRWTVGIGQKGNEGIAGMVRNSPYSFGYVELIYALQNKMNFGTVKNPAGKFVKASPETVSAAAAGAAKSMPNDFRVSITNAPGADSYPVSSFTWLLIPTKSADPKKGEILRDFLKWMIEHGESEAVGLSYAPLPTSVAMKVSGAINYLK, encoded by the coding sequence ATGAAGATCAAGGTTCTTTCCGCGATTGTCGGCGCAGCCCTGCTGACCGGCTTTGCCGGTGCACAGCAGTTGAACGGCGCGGGCGCCACCTTTCCTAACCCCATCTACTCCAAGTGGTTCAGCGAGTATTCGGCCAGCCATCCCGGTGTGACGATCAACTACCAGTCGGTCGGTTCGGGCGCTGGTATTCGCCAGGCGGGTGACGGCATTGTTGACTTCGGCGCGACTGACGGCCCGATGACCGACGAGCAGATGAATTCTGCGAAGGTAAAGCTCTTTCACATCCCCACCGTGATGGGTGCGGTCGTGCCGACGTATAACCTGCCCGGTATTGGCGAACTGAAGTTCTCCGGCGACATCATTGCGGACATCTACCTGGGCAAGATCACGAACTGGAAAGATGGCCGCATCGCCGCCATCAATCCCGGTGTGAACCTGCCGGACCACCAGATTCTGCCGGTCTACCGTTCGGACGGTTCGGGCACCACCTACATTTGGACGGACTTCCTGTCGAAGAGCTCAACGGACTTTCAGAGCCGTATCGGCAAGGCAACCTCGGTCCGCTGGACGGTGGGTATCGGTCAAAAGGGCAATGAAGGCATCGCTGGCATGGTGCGCAACAGCCCGTATTCCTTCGGCTACGTCGAGCTGATTTACGCGCTGCAGAACAAGATGAACTTCGGAACGGTGAAGAACCCTGCAGGCAAGTTCGTCAAAGCTTCGCCGGAGACGGTTTCGGCCGCTGCCGCTGGCGCTGCCAAGAGCATGCCAAACGACTTCCGCGTGTCGATCACAAACGCCCCTGGTGCAGATTCTTACCCTGTCTCTTCGTTCACCTGGCTGCTGATCCCGACCAAGTCAGCCGATCCGAAGAAGGGTGAAATCCTGCGTGACTTCCTGAAGTGGATGATCGAGCACGGCGAATCCGAGGCTGTGGGCCTTTCGTATGCCCCCCTGCCCACGTCGGTGGCCATGAAGGTGTCCGGCGCGATCAACTACCTGAAATAG
- a CDS encoding TonB-dependent receptor gives MIPRRFSTSSLQLAAIACLSAGALSAQTSTARLTGTVNDPSGASVANATVVITNETTGQVRTVTTNANGLFIAVSLPPAPYDIRVSGDGFSSIEQKNVTLAVGQELTMDLTLPLAGAETSVTVNAGSIIDLDTSSARIGGNVPTREIQQLPINGRQISQLYLLTPGATNTGSGQFGDIRFSGRAVEQNIIRLDGIESTSIIDTTPGNLNGELASLFRLQQSLEAVQEFRVDSSNYPAELGTGTGGQISFVTKSGGNRLHGSAFEYVRNDFFDARNYFNRRTATPTAIVTNSPKFRLNQFGGSVGGPLIKDKLFVAAVYEGLRQTWAVPYSSTTLSAAQRALVTNPQLTPLLAAFPIANNGAAGVISVGQNRLQEDFGHIRFDYRLNDRFSMYARYNRDQGTSRQIQDASLSAFGQVEVPQNGVLAVNQVWTPRLFNETKFGYNGIKMRVQGIAGASPNANLSAARISIAGITNVGALISLSSSFNGVGAPYTGQSYSYIDNLSYVVGNHNLKFGAEIRPLSLYNDQIGGTTYTYNSFANFQNNVPDSIAFYGNLSDLSPFTGLSGNAKVKQSYYIGYAQDEWKATPNLTVSYGLRYEFYSPLHEARNKDVFFDMNVGNIVTKYSGDWFKSTQNFGPRLGITYAPAALHNNTVVRVGGGWYFGPGQTEDQIQPEANDRVTRTFTNTGGVATSGKVYPINPVSDVYANYDINSTTLGYQPRAYAPNYKVPEKIVSYTASVQQQLPGGMQMMIGYVGSTGRNLFLRSITNLITNVTTNAATGAGTAVRQYGGRFAEIDYKTSGGVDQYHALQTSLQRRFTRGVSLGAQYTWAKELGTSSGSNEATTSQAPLQIYGQAPEYGRGINDVRHSLNMTALFDMPFGKGKRYDLGGLGNTVAGGWQIGSIVNFRSGVPIDVLITRPDVVYVGNAGTAYAGQVFSSPVLAGTAVQTTAVINTPGGGNTRNIRRPNRVAGVNPYLKNGIQYLNPAAFSTPAPGTFGNQRRNDLSGPNLAQIDMTLSKEFVFTERLRFKFTADAFNVLNHANFANPGTVRLPQSIPTAPGAANTIQPGTPFSLASSGIGTFGQYTATVGNQVGLGAQRQIQLSGRLSF, from the coding sequence ATGATCCCACGCCGATTTTCTACTTCTTCTCTGCAACTCGCGGCGATCGCCTGCCTGTCGGCTGGCGCACTCTCAGCCCAGACCTCGACAGCTCGTCTGACCGGAACTGTGAACGATCCGAGTGGGGCCTCCGTGGCGAACGCCACTGTCGTCATAACCAACGAGACAACGGGCCAGGTCCGAACCGTAACAACGAATGCAAACGGGCTTTTCATCGCAGTCTCATTGCCGCCCGCGCCCTACGATATTCGCGTCTCCGGCGACGGCTTCTCGTCGATTGAACAGAAGAATGTGACACTGGCGGTCGGCCAGGAACTCACGATGGATCTGACCCTGCCTTTGGCTGGCGCGGAGACGAGCGTCACAGTCAACGCCGGATCCATCATCGATCTGGATACATCTTCCGCGCGCATCGGAGGAAACGTTCCGACCCGCGAGATTCAGCAGCTCCCCATCAATGGACGGCAGATCTCACAGCTCTACCTGCTGACCCCGGGCGCGACCAACACGGGCAGCGGACAGTTTGGCGACATCCGCTTCTCCGGTCGCGCGGTCGAACAGAACATCATCCGTCTGGACGGCATTGAATCAACCAGCATCATCGACACGACACCCGGCAACCTGAACGGCGAGCTTGCATCGCTCTTCCGCTTGCAGCAGTCGCTTGAGGCTGTTCAGGAGTTCCGTGTGGACTCCTCAAACTACCCCGCAGAGCTTGGCACCGGCACTGGCGGACAGATCAGCTTTGTGACGAAGTCCGGCGGCAACCGGCTGCACGGATCAGCGTTCGAGTACGTCCGCAACGATTTCTTCGACGCGCGAAACTACTTCAACCGCCGCACGGCCACGCCCACCGCAATTGTCACGAACTCCCCCAAGTTCCGTCTGAATCAGTTCGGGGGATCGGTCGGTGGTCCACTTATCAAGGACAAACTGTTCGTCGCTGCCGTGTACGAGGGTCTGCGCCAGACATGGGCCGTGCCGTACAGCTCCACGACGCTCAGTGCCGCGCAACGCGCCTTGGTCACTAACCCGCAGCTCACTCCGCTGCTGGCCGCTTTTCCCATCGCGAACAACGGTGCGGCTGGTGTCATCAGCGTTGGCCAGAATCGCTTGCAGGAAGACTTCGGACACATCCGCTTCGACTATCGGCTCAATGATCGATTCAGCATGTATGCCCGTTACAACCGCGATCAGGGCACCTCGCGCCAGATCCAGGACGCGTCCTTGAGTGCCTTCGGACAGGTAGAAGTCCCTCAGAACGGCGTTCTCGCGGTCAACCAGGTGTGGACGCCGCGGCTCTTCAATGAAACGAAGTTCGGCTACAACGGCATCAAGATGCGCGTACAGGGCATCGCAGGCGCCAGCCCCAACGCGAACCTGAGCGCGGCACGCATTTCCATCGCAGGCATCACCAACGTGGGCGCGCTCATCTCGCTCTCCAGTTCGTTTAATGGCGTAGGCGCTCCGTACACGGGCCAGAGCTACTCGTACATCGACAATCTGAGTTATGTCGTCGGCAACCACAATTTGAAATTCGGAGCGGAGATTCGTCCGCTGTCGCTCTACAACGACCAGATCGGCGGCACGACCTATACCTACAACAGCTTCGCCAACTTCCAGAACAACGTTCCGGACAGTATTGCGTTCTACGGCAACCTGAGCGATCTGAGCCCTTTCACCGGCCTCAGCGGTAATGCCAAGGTGAAGCAGTCGTATTACATCGGCTACGCGCAGGATGAGTGGAAGGCGACGCCGAATCTCACTGTGAGCTATGGCCTGCGCTATGAGTTCTATTCGCCGCTGCATGAAGCTCGAAACAAGGATGTGTTCTTCGACATGAACGTCGGGAATATTGTCACGAAGTACTCGGGAGACTGGTTCAAGAGCACGCAGAACTTTGGACCCCGGTTGGGTATCACGTATGCTCCCGCTGCATTGCACAACAACACTGTCGTCCGTGTCGGTGGTGGCTGGTACTTTGGACCGGGCCAGACGGAAGATCAGATTCAGCCGGAGGCGAATGACCGCGTGACGCGCACCTTTACCAACACCGGCGGCGTGGCGACTTCGGGCAAGGTCTATCCCATCAACCCGGTCAGCGATGTCTATGCGAACTACGACATCAACAGCACCACGCTGGGCTACCAGCCGCGTGCGTACGCACCGAACTACAAGGTGCCGGAGAAGATCGTCAGCTACACCGCCAGCGTTCAACAGCAATTGCCCGGCGGCATGCAGATGATGATCGGTTACGTCGGGTCTACCGGACGCAATCTCTTTCTGCGCTCCATCACGAACCTGATCACGAACGTGACCACCAATGCGGCCACCGGCGCGGGCACGGCTGTTCGGCAGTATGGCGGACGCTTCGCAGAGATCGACTACAAGACAAGTGGCGGCGTCGATCAATATCACGCACTGCAGACCTCATTGCAGCGCCGCTTCACGCGGGGCGTTTCCCTCGGCGCGCAATATACCTGGGCAAAGGAACTCGGTACGTCTTCAGGATCGAACGAAGCTACGACCTCACAGGCTCCCCTGCAAATCTATGGCCAGGCTCCTGAATACGGCCGCGGCATCAATGATGTCCGTCACAGCCTCAACATGACGGCGCTCTTCGATATGCCCTTTGGCAAAGGAAAGCGGTACGACCTGGGCGGCCTCGGCAACACTGTGGCCGGTGGATGGCAGATTGGTAGCATCGTGAACTTCCGCAGCGGCGTGCCGATTGATGTTTTGATCACGCGTCCTGACGTGGTCTATGTCGGCAACGCCGGCACAGCCTACGCGGGCCAGGTCTTCAGCAGCCCGGTGCTTGCTGGCACGGCAGTTCAGACGACCGCTGTCATCAACACTCCTGGCGGCGGCAACACAAGGAACATCCGTCGTCCCAACCGCGTCGCTGGGGTGAATCCCTACTTGAAGAATGGTATCCAGTACCTGAACCCAGCGGCCTTCTCTACACCGGCTCCAGGCACCTTCGGCAACCAGCGTCGTAACGATCTGAGCGGTCCGAACCTTGCCCAGATCGACATGACACTCTCCAAGGAATTCGTCTTCACGGAGCGTCTGCGGTTCAAGTTCACCGCCGATGCCTTCAACGTTCTGAATCACGCGAACTTCGCAAACCCTGGAACCGTTCGTCTGCCGCAGTCGATTCCGACCGCACCCGGCGCCGCAAATACCATTCAGCCCGGTACCCCATTTTCGCTGGCCTCCAGCGGCATTGGCACCTTTGGGCAGTACACGGCGACCGTCGGGAACCAGGTCGGTTTGGGCGCGCAGCGTCAGATTCAGCTCTCGGGAAGGCTTAGCTTCTAA
- a CDS encoding PhoH family protein → MVKSSLEITPNTEALFGLRDENLRLMERELGVTIDLRSHGMVVQGEQDAVELVERIFSDFDGLRRSGVQLAGPELHALVKLAIADPASSLKSLVDSGRQRTATGVKRMVNPRSPNQKKYVEAIEQNDMTFGIGPAGTGKTYLAVAMAASALMAKKVERIILVRPAVEAGERLGFLPGSLQEKVDPYLRPLYDALYDLLDKARVDNFLEKGIIEVAPLAFMRGRTLSNAFIIMDEAQNTTQEQMKMFVTRLGMNSRAVITGDLTQIDLPNPKRSGLLEALTVLNGVEGVGFCHFEDKDVVRHNLVQRIVRAYDSHQKEQQLSLGLVEPAIDGAVPANPRQPPVRKTQ, encoded by the coding sequence TTGGTTAAAAGCTCGCTCGAAATCACGCCCAATACGGAAGCATTGTTCGGTCTTCGCGATGAGAACCTGCGGTTGATGGAGAGAGAACTTGGTGTCACGATCGATCTTCGATCGCACGGCATGGTGGTACAAGGGGAACAAGACGCAGTCGAGCTGGTTGAACGCATCTTCTCGGACTTCGACGGCCTGCGCCGCAGCGGCGTACAACTGGCCGGACCAGAGCTTCATGCACTCGTCAAGCTCGCGATTGCCGATCCGGCGTCAAGCCTGAAATCCCTGGTCGACAGCGGCCGCCAGCGCACCGCAACTGGCGTGAAGCGCATGGTCAATCCACGTTCGCCTAACCAGAAAAAGTACGTCGAGGCCATTGAGCAGAATGACATGACCTTCGGCATCGGCCCTGCCGGCACTGGCAAGACCTACCTGGCTGTCGCCATGGCAGCTTCCGCGCTGATGGCAAAAAAGGTGGAGCGCATCATCCTCGTCCGTCCTGCCGTCGAGGCGGGCGAACGGCTGGGCTTCCTGCCGGGATCACTGCAGGAGAAGGTTGATCCGTATCTTCGGCCTCTGTACGACGCGCTCTACGACCTGCTGGACAAGGCGCGTGTCGACAACTTCCTGGAAAAGGGCATCATTGAAGTCGCACCGCTTGCCTTCATGCGCGGACGCACGCTGTCCAACGCCTTCATCATCATGGACGAGGCGCAGAACACGACCCAGGAACAGATGAAGATGTTCGTCACGCGCCTCGGCATGAATTCGCGAGCGGTCATTACGGGCGATCTCACGCAGATCGACCTGCCCAACCCAAAACGCAGCGGCCTGCTGGAGGCGCTGACCGTCCTCAATGGTGTGGAAGGCGTTGGCTTCTGCCACTTTGAGGACAAGGACGTGGTCCGTCACAACCTCGTACAGCGCATCGTGCGCGCCTACGACTCGCACCAGAAGGAGCAGCAGCTTTCCCTTGGACTGGTCGAGCCTGCTATCGATGGCGCCGTTCCAGCCAACCCACGTCAGCCTCCCGTACGCAAAACTCAGTAG
- the ybeY gene encoding rRNA maturation RNase YbeY, which produces MIVIEPPSSGTGAAAFTALRKPELARFLKRAQKSAGLSGEVTVLLADDARLKDLNQTFRRKNKPTDVLSFPAFENTEGIAGDLAVSVETAARQAAEHGHTLDEELRILILHGVLHLAGHDHEVDKGEMRSLESDLRAELKLPAGLIERTLLAPKKLKVIEKSTSLQDQGLPGLKETPRKRVPHVSTLRRGIKSAANATGTAKKSATKKAATKKRSAR; this is translated from the coding sequence TTGATCGTCATCGAACCTCCCAGTAGCGGCACCGGCGCCGCAGCCTTCACTGCACTGCGCAAGCCGGAACTTGCACGCTTCCTCAAGCGCGCTCAGAAGTCCGCCGGACTGAGCGGCGAGGTCACCGTGTTGCTCGCTGACGATGCGCGCTTGAAGGATCTGAACCAGACCTTTCGGCGCAAGAACAAGCCGACCGATGTACTCAGCTTTCCGGCCTTCGAAAACACCGAGGGGATTGCGGGCGACCTGGCCGTCTCGGTTGAGACAGCCGCGCGTCAGGCCGCTGAGCATGGACACACGCTGGACGAAGAGCTTCGCATCCTGATCCTGCATGGCGTGCTGCACCTCGCCGGCCACGATCACGAAGTCGACAAGGGCGAGATGCGTTCGCTGGAAAGTGATCTTCGCGCAGAACTGAAACTACCCGCCGGCCTGATCGAACGCACGCTCCTAGCCCCAAAGAAGTTGAAGGTCATCGAGAAATCTACATCGCTTCAGGATCAGGGGCTCCCGGGCCTTAAGGAAACACCCAGGAAGCGGGTGCCCCACGTCTCGACTCTGAGACGTGGGATCAAGTCCGCTGCGAATGCCACAGGCACGGCGAAGAAGTCCGCCACAAAGAAAGCAGCTACTAAGAAGAGGTCCGCACGATGA